From Erinaceus europaeus chromosome 9, mEriEur2.1, whole genome shotgun sequence, one genomic window encodes:
- the HSF2BP gene encoding heat shock factor 2-binding protein isoform X2, translated as MGEAGDAEETCRLPREEFVRVRRKDLERLTTEVMQIRDFLPRILQGDVLHTAHKLRALESNLERKERELEQLRADCEHFRARLQVAQAEGLRERKEKLAVRRQLCEARQQLERQAAYCTEMGAAACTLLWGATSSEDVVKAMLAADKALKFFSITGQTMESFVKSLDGDVKELDSDENQFVFALAGIVTNVAAIACGREFLVSSSHVLLDTILQLLGDLKPGQCTKLKVPRRRGVPARAAPGPVAGAGARGLRQGGRRAARLPAAAPRPGHDQEPQPPAADRGAGAAGGPAASGPAPLGCPRRPSLPVAPGPLSCLFLCF; from the exons ATGGGCGAGGCGGGCGACGCGGAGGAGACGTGCCGG CTGCCGCGGGAGGAGTTCGTCCGGGTGCGGAGGAAGGACCTGGAGCGCCTGACGACCGAGGTGATGCAGATCCGCGACTTCCTGCCGCGCATCCTGCAGGGCGACGTGCTGCACACGGCCCACAAGCTGCGCGCCCTCGAGAGCA ACCTGGAGCGCAAGGAGCGGGAGCTGGAGCAGCTGAGGGCCGACTGCGAGCACTTCAGGGCGCGTCTGCAGGTGGCGCAGGCCGAGGGCCTGAGGGAGAGGAAG GAGAAGCTGGCCGTGCGGCGGCAGCTGTGCGAGGCGAGGCAGCAGCTGGAGCGCCAGGCCGCCTACTGCACCGAGATGGGCGCGGCCGCCTGCACGCTGCTCTGGGGCGCCACCAGCAGCGAGGACGTGGTGAAGGCCATGCTGGCCGCG GACAAGGCGCTGAAGTTTTTCAGCATCACCGGCCAGACCATGGAGAGCTTCGTGAAGTCGCTGGATGGCGACGTCAAGGAGCTCGATTCCGACGAGAACCAGTTCGTCTTTGCTCTGGCCGGAATCGTGACGA ACGTGGCCGCCATCGCCTGCGGCCGGGAGTTCCTGGTCAGCTCCAGCCACGTGCTCCTGGACACCATCCTGCAGCTGCTGGGGGACCTGAAGCCGGGGCAGTGCACCAAGCTCAAAGT ACCCCGACGCCGAGGTGTGCCTGCACGCGCTGCGCCTGGCCCAGTCGCTGGTGCTGGAGCCCGAGGTCTTCGCCAAGGCGGCCGCCGAGCTGCGCGACTCCCTGCCGCTGCCCCGCGTCCTGGCCATGACCAAGAGCCGCAACCCCCTGCTGCAGACCGCGGCGCGGGAGCTGCTGGAGGACCTGCAGCCTCTGGGCCAGCACCCTTAGGCTGCCCCCGCCGCCCCTCTCTGCCTGTGGCCCCTGGGCCTCTGAGTTGTCTATTTTTGTGCTTTTAG
- the HSF2BP gene encoding heat shock factor 2-binding protein isoform X1, whose amino-acid sequence MGEAGDAEETCRLPREEFVRVRRKDLERLTTEVMQIRDFLPRILQGDVLHTAHKLRALESNLERKERELEQLRADCEHFRARLQVAQAEGLRERKEKLAVRRQLCEARQQLERQAAYCTEMGAAACTLLWGATSSEDVVKAMLAADKALKFFSITGQTMESFVKSLDGDVKELDSDENQFVFALAGIVTNVAAIACGREFLVSSSHVLLDTILQLLGDLKPGQCTKLKVLLLMCLYNMSINLKGLRYMSESPGFIPLLWWLLSDPDAEVCLHALRLAQSLVLEPEVFAKAAAELRDSLPLPRVLAMTKSRNPLLQTAARELLEDLQPLGQHP is encoded by the exons ATGGGCGAGGCGGGCGACGCGGAGGAGACGTGCCGG CTGCCGCGGGAGGAGTTCGTCCGGGTGCGGAGGAAGGACCTGGAGCGCCTGACGACCGAGGTGATGCAGATCCGCGACTTCCTGCCGCGCATCCTGCAGGGCGACGTGCTGCACACGGCCCACAAGCTGCGCGCCCTCGAGAGCA ACCTGGAGCGCAAGGAGCGGGAGCTGGAGCAGCTGAGGGCCGACTGCGAGCACTTCAGGGCGCGTCTGCAGGTGGCGCAGGCCGAGGGCCTGAGGGAGAGGAAG GAGAAGCTGGCCGTGCGGCGGCAGCTGTGCGAGGCGAGGCAGCAGCTGGAGCGCCAGGCCGCCTACTGCACCGAGATGGGCGCGGCCGCCTGCACGCTGCTCTGGGGCGCCACCAGCAGCGAGGACGTGGTGAAGGCCATGCTGGCCGCG GACAAGGCGCTGAAGTTTTTCAGCATCACCGGCCAGACCATGGAGAGCTTCGTGAAGTCGCTGGATGGCGACGTCAAGGAGCTCGATTCCGACGAGAACCAGTTCGTCTTTGCTCTGGCCGGAATCGTGACGA ACGTGGCCGCCATCGCCTGCGGCCGGGAGTTCCTGGTCAGCTCCAGCCACGTGCTCCTGGACACCATCCTGCAGCTGCTGGGGGACCTGAAGCCGGGGCAGTGCACCAAGCTCAAAGT GCTGCTGCTGATGTGTCTGTACAACATGAGCATCAACCTGAAGGGCCTGCGGTACATGAGCGAGAGCCCCGGCTTCATCCCCCTGCTGTGGTGGCTGCTGAGTG ACCCCGACGCCGAGGTGTGCCTGCACGCGCTGCGCCTGGCCCAGTCGCTGGTGCTGGAGCCCGAGGTCTTCGCCAAGGCGGCCGCCGAGCTGCGCGACTCCCTGCCGCTGCCCCGCGTCCTGGCCATGACCAAGAGCCGCAACCCCCTGCTGCAGACCGCGGCGCGGGAGCTGCTGGAGGACCTGCAGCCTCTGGGCCAGCACCCTTAG